From the Methanobacterium spitsbergense genome, one window contains:
- a CDS encoding exosome complex RNA-binding protein Csl4: protein MKTKSGDFVLPGDALGVTEEFVPSEWTYEEEGKIRSLVAGTVSVDNKNKKISIIPKTSSPSMLRNGVVVVGQVSDVRGQRALIKLDSIKDNSRGLVTSFSGGIHISQAQKGYVAKLTDEFRIGDLIEAKVTKIIGIDNVDLTTAEDELGVLKAMCTKCRHYMKQTSKNEVECPNCGNKERRNLSSKYEG, encoded by the coding sequence ATGAAAACCAAATCTGGAGATTTTGTTTTGCCGGGGGATGCTTTAGGAGTAACTGAGGAGTTTGTTCCATCAGAATGGACCTATGAAGAAGAGGGGAAGATAAGATCCCTTGTGGCAGGAACAGTATCAGTAGATAATAAAAACAAGAAAATATCCATAATACCAAAAACAAGTTCTCCATCTATGCTTAGAAATGGAGTGGTTGTTGTTGGGCAGGTATCTGATGTAAGGGGTCAGAGAGCCCTCATTAAATTGGATAGTATTAAGGATAATAGCAGAGGTCTTGTAACATCCTTTTCAGGAGGAATACATATATCACAGGCCCAAAAAGGTTACGTAGCCAAATTAACCGATGAGTTCAGGATAGGAGATCTTATTGAGGCAAAGGTGACCAAAATAATAGGTATAGACAATGTGGACCTTACTACAGCCGAGGATGAGCTTGGTGTTTTAAAGGCCATGTGCACAAAATGCAGGCATTACATGAAGCAAACAAGCAAAAACGAAGTTGAATGTCCAAATTGCGGTAATAAAGAAAGAAGAAATCTTTCTTCAAAATATGAGGGATAA
- the rsmA gene encoding 16S rRNA (adenine(1518)-N(6)/adenine(1519)-N(6))-dimethyltransferase RsmA has protein sequence MLSETLKILNKEGIKLDKRKGQNYLIDNKVLSQIIQSAELSINDTVLEIGAGIGTLTIPLAKNAGKVIAIEQDKRIAAILIKRLDKLNISNVDVIVGDATKLDFPKFNKVVSNLPYKISSPITFKILEKKFDSAILMYQLEFAERMIAKSGDSNYSRLSVMMHFYAEVEMLFNVSKDVFFPKPKISSAVIKLTPKNKVEFNELFLKVTRALFQHKRKKVRNALMDSFHEINDLDKNERKIIISKLDQNIMDKRVIMIEPDSILKLSKELEKLLKEYYN, from the coding sequence ATGTTGTCCGAAACCCTCAAAATATTAAATAAAGAAGGTATAAAACTCGATAAAAGGAAGGGTCAGAACTATCTTATAGATAACAAGGTACTTTCACAAATTATCCAAAGTGCAGAACTCTCAATTAATGACACAGTACTTGAAATTGGTGCAGGAATAGGTACTTTAACTATTCCTCTTGCAAAAAATGCAGGAAAAGTTATTGCTATAGAACAAGACAAAAGAATAGCTGCAATTTTAATTAAAAGACTTGATAAACTTAACATTTCAAATGTTGATGTCATTGTGGGTGACGCAACTAAATTAGATTTTCCAAAGTTCAACAAAGTGGTATCAAACCTGCCATATAAAATCTCATCACCCATAACATTCAAGATCCTTGAAAAGAAATTTGATTCAGCAATTCTCATGTACCAACTAGAATTCGCTGAGCGTATGATAGCAAAGTCAGGTGATTCAAATTATTCTAGACTATCTGTTATGATGCACTTCTATGCAGAAGTTGAAATGCTTTTTAATGTTTCAAAAGATGTATTTTTCCCAAAACCCAAGATATCATCAGCAGTGATCAAATTAACACCTAAGAATAAAGTGGAATTTAATGAATTATTTTTAAAGGTAACAAGAGCATTGTTTCAACACAAACGAAAAAAAGTTAGAAATGCTCTTATGGACTCTTTCCATGAAATTAATGATCTGGATAAGAATGAACGAAAAATTATAATATCAAAATTAGATCAAAACATTATGGATAAAAGAGTAATTATGATAGAACCCGACAGCATTCTAAAATTATCAAAAGAGCTTGAAAAGTTATTAAAAGAATATTATAACTAA
- a CDS encoding RNA polymerase Rpb4 family protein has protein sequence MIGKKVIETDPITIADAKEMLEESSESYEPTYEQNLAMDHVTKFSKLDVESAQKLVNELKEIIKITQAIKIADVMPVDLADLRLMFAKERGSHKKEELEQILEIVNKYRK, from the coding sequence ATGATTGGAAAAAAAGTCATTGAAACAGACCCCATCACAATTGCAGACGCCAAAGAAATGCTTGAAGAAAGTTCTGAGTCCTATGAGCCAACTTATGAACAGAACCTTGCAATGGATCATGTTACTAAGTTTTCAAAACTAGATGTTGAATCTGCTCAAAAGCTCGTTAACGAGCTTAAAGAAATTATAAAAATAACACAGGCCATAAAAATTGCAGATGTCATGCCGGTGGATCTTGCAGATCTGAGACTGATGTTTGCAAAAGAAAGGGGTTCACACAAAAAAGAAGAATTAGAACAGATATTAGAGATAGTGAACAAGTACCGAAAATAA
- a CDS encoding HemK2/MTQ2 family protein methyltransferase, whose translation MIKYQGMEFQTCNNVYEPAEDTFLLGDNLMVRKSDSVLEIGTGTGIIAILASKKAQSVTAIDINKYAVECASSNAESNAANVDIRLGDLFEPVIDEKFDLILFNTPYLPTSEEEFVDDDLEAAWNGGEDGRSVINRFIKDLPLHLNPCGRVQLVQSSLSDVEETVAMLMDLGFEVSISARERFFFEEIVVLTGQLI comes from the coding sequence ATGATTAAATATCAAGGAATGGAATTTCAAACCTGTAATAATGTTTATGAGCCTGCAGAAGATACATTTCTGCTTGGTGATAATCTTATGGTCCGAAAATCTGATAGTGTTCTTGAAATTGGTACTGGAACTGGAATCATTGCAATACTAGCTTCTAAAAAAGCTCAAAGTGTAACAGCTATCGATATCAATAAGTATGCAGTTGAATGTGCCAGTAGCAACGCTGAAAGCAATGCTGCTAATGTTGATATAAGATTAGGGGATCTTTTTGAACCAGTTATAGATGAGAAATTTGACCTGATATTATTCAATACACCTTACCTTCCAACAAGCGAAGAAGAATTTGTTGATGATGATCTTGAAGCTGCTTGGAATGGTGGGGAAGATGGTAGGTCCGTTATAAATCGTTTCATTAAAGATTTACCATTACATTTAAATCCATGTGGGCGTGTTCAGCTAGTGCAATCTTCATTGTCTGATGTGGAGGAAACTGTTGCAATGTTGATGGATCTTGGTTTTGAAGTATCCATATCTGCAAGGGAAAGATTCTTCTTTGAAGAAATAGTTGTTTTAACTGGACAGCTCATCTAA
- a CDS encoding tRNA pseudouridine(54/55) synthase Pus10, with protein sequence MELQIEDKLVKVIKFTEGNICDRCLGRNFSKSVAGSGNLERGEYLRNKLEASNQNIPKTGSCYICNDLFESLDKMTNNVVEVLKDKQIHFSNFLVGSRVDSEILKREEQIHKTFDIDVENIKKEINREIGKELSLRLSKEVEFDNPNVVLMVDFKTGKVDIQINPIFIESRYRKLIRGIPQTKWPCNKCKGKGCEKCNYTGKMYAETVEELISEDAIKAAKGASAKFHGAGREDIDVKMLGKGRTFVLEIKEPKIRDIDLKKLVETVNKHAMGKVEISEMKFVAKNRRAVIKESSRDTYKIYKATVELENEVDNSLLDSLKSMKIINQRTPIRVSHRRADKIRTREIRQLEYTKVDSKLLELVIECEGGLYIKELISSDENRSQPSVAGMLKTGARCVQLDVLDVNI encoded by the coding sequence ATGGAACTTCAAATAGAAGACAAATTAGTTAAAGTTATTAAATTCACCGAAGGAAACATATGCGACAGATGTCTTGGTCGAAACTTCTCCAAAAGCGTTGCAGGTTCTGGAAATCTGGAACGTGGAGAATATCTAAGAAATAAACTGGAAGCCTCTAATCAAAATATCCCAAAGACAGGTTCATGTTACATTTGCAACGATCTTTTTGAAAGTTTGGATAAAATGACCAATAATGTAGTTGAAGTTCTTAAGGACAAACAAATTCATTTTTCCAATTTCTTGGTAGGTAGTCGGGTTGATTCTGAAATACTTAAGAGAGAAGAGCAGATACACAAAACATTTGATATTGATGTAGAGAATATAAAAAAAGAAATAAACAGGGAAATAGGTAAAGAACTTTCATTAAGGCTTTCCAAAGAGGTTGAATTTGACAATCCCAATGTGGTTTTGATGGTAGATTTCAAAACAGGCAAAGTAGATATCCAAATAAATCCAATTTTCATAGAAAGCCGTTACCGAAAGCTTATAAGAGGAATTCCCCAAACAAAATGGCCATGCAATAAATGTAAGGGGAAAGGTTGTGAAAAATGCAATTACACCGGTAAAATGTATGCTGAAACAGTTGAAGAACTGATTTCAGAAGATGCAATCAAAGCAGCAAAGGGAGCAAGCGCTAAATTTCATGGGGCCGGTCGTGAAGACATCGACGTTAAAATGTTAGGTAAGGGAAGGACTTTTGTCCTTGAAATCAAAGAACCCAAAATCCGTGATATAGATCTAAAAAAACTCGTGGAAACAGTTAATAAACATGCAATGGGCAAAGTAGAAATTTCAGAAATGAAGTTTGTTGCCAAAAACAGACGGGCAGTTATAAAAGAATCCTCAAGAGATACTTATAAAATCTACAAGGCAACAGTAGAACTTGAAAATGAAGTGGATAACTCGCTTTTAGATTCACTGAAATCCATGAAAATAATAAACCAACGTACACCCATAAGAGTATCACATAGACGTGCAGATAAAATAAGAACCCGTGAGATTAGGCAATTGGAATATACAAAGGTCGATTCAAAATTATTAGAGCTTGTAATAGAATGTGAAGGTGGCCTTTACATCAAAGAACTCATATCCAGTGATGAAAACAGGAGCCAACCCAGTGTAGCAGGAATGCTTAAAACAGGTGCAAGATGCGTGCAACTAGATGTCCTAGATGTGAACATTTAA
- a CDS encoding Nramp family divalent metal transporter — translation MDFTIFRRVFKNPAFLSFIIFLSVMGPGIITANVDNDAGGITTYSLAGAQFGYNLLWTFIPMIIALAVIQEMGVRMGIVSGKGLADLIREKVGIKFTFLMMIALLLANFGNVLAEFSGIAVSAGIFGVPRLVALPAAALFVWLLVVKGTYKSVEKVFLLASSLYLSYIVAGFLAQPDWGLAAKSVIVPQISLSTAYITMVIGMVGTTIAPWMMFYIQSSVVEKGISLKNLKYSKVDAIFGAIVVNIVAFFIVLACAATIHTNGIQVNNVADVSNALVPLAGQYASILFAFGFLNASLFAASILPLSTAYYICESLGFEAGVSKGFREAPVFHGLYLGLIILAVIIILIPSVPLLTILFLSQVANGLLLPFVLILMLLIINDKRVMGEYVNSKLFNFIAIATVVIVMVLSIGLIATLLL, via the coding sequence ATGGATTTTACAATCTTCCGTAGGGTTTTTAAAAACCCTGCTTTTTTAAGTTTTATAATATTCCTCTCTGTAATGGGTCCAGGAATAATCACAGCAAATGTTGACAACGACGCCGGTGGAATAACTACATACTCCCTAGCAGGTGCTCAATTTGGATACAATCTTCTGTGGACGTTCATTCCAATGATAATAGCTCTGGCTGTTATACAGGAAATGGGTGTTAGAATGGGCATAGTATCTGGAAAAGGTCTTGCTGATCTTATACGCGAGAAGGTGGGTATTAAATTTACTTTTTTGATGATGATTGCACTTTTACTTGCCAACTTTGGAAATGTACTAGCAGAGTTCTCAGGTATTGCAGTTAGTGCAGGAATATTTGGAGTACCACGACTCGTTGCTTTACCAGCTGCAGCACTATTTGTTTGGTTGTTGGTAGTTAAAGGAACTTACAAGAGTGTGGAAAAAGTATTTTTACTCGCTTCCTCTCTTTACTTATCATATATTGTTGCAGGATTTCTTGCACAACCTGACTGGGGACTTGCTGCAAAGAGTGTTATTGTACCTCAAATAAGCCTAAGTACAGCTTATATTACTATGGTAATCGGAATGGTTGGAACAACAATAGCACCATGGATGATGTTTTACATACAATCTTCTGTTGTTGAAAAGGGAATCAGTCTGAAAAATTTGAAGTATTCGAAAGTTGACGCGATCTTTGGTGCAATAGTTGTGAATATAGTTGCATTTTTCATTGTATTAGCATGTGCAGCAACAATCCACACAAATGGGATACAAGTCAATAATGTAGCAGATGTTTCAAATGCATTAGTGCCCCTTGCTGGCCAATATGCCAGTATATTATTTGCATTTGGGTTTTTAAACGCTTCACTCTTTGCAGCAAGCATTCTACCTCTCTCAACAGCATATTATATATGTGAAAGTTTAGGCTTCGAAGCTGGAGTTTCCAAGGGATTTAGAGAAGCTCCAGTTTTTCATGGTTTGTATCTTGGACTTATAATACTTGCAGTGATTATAATATTAATTCCTAGTGTACCACTTCTCACAATCTTATTCCTCTCACAAGTTGCAAATGGTTTGCTATTACCATTTGTACTCATATTGATGTTGCTTATTATCAACGATAAGAGGGTTATGGGAGAATATGTAAACTCAAAGCTATTCAACTTCATCGCCATTGCAACAGTTGTTATTGTGATGGTGCTGAGTATTGGTCTTATAGCTACTTTGCTACTGTGA
- the hpt gene encoding hypoxanthine/guanine phosphoribosyltransferase has product MLEKLKNSLIKAPIIKKKEYNYFVHPITDGIPVVEPSILEETAEAISKFGNMDVDKIVCVEAMGIHIATALSIKTGIPFVVIRKRVYGLEGEVLVHQTTGYSQGQLYINGLHKGDRIILVDDVVSTGGTMIAVLKALERMGVKVVDVVAVIEKGNGNDIVKNETGFNVKSLLKVNVVEGKVVIEGSVDDSQ; this is encoded by the coding sequence ATGCTTGAAAAACTTAAAAACAGCTTAATTAAAGCACCTATAATTAAAAAAAAGGAATATAATTATTTTGTTCATCCGATTACTGATGGTATCCCCGTGGTAGAACCTTCAATCCTTGAAGAAACTGCAGAGGCTATTTCAAAATTTGGAAATATGGATGTGGATAAAATAGTTTGTGTGGAAGCAATGGGAATACATATAGCTACTGCACTGTCAATAAAAACAGGAATACCATTTGTTGTTATAAGAAAACGTGTTTACGGATTGGAAGGGGAAGTTCTGGTTCATCAAACTACAGGTTACAGTCAGGGGCAACTTTACATAAATGGTTTGCACAAAGGGGACAGGATAATTCTTGTGGATGATGTTGTGAGTACTGGTGGAACAATGATAGCAGTTCTCAAAGCATTGGAAAGGATGGGTGTGAAGGTTGTGGATGTTGTAGCAGTTATAGAAAAAGGCAATGGAAACGATATTGTCAAGAATGAAACAGGATTCAATGTTAAAAGCCTTTTAAAAGTGAATGTGGTGGAAGGAAAGGTTGTAATAGAAGGAAGTGTGGATGATTCACAGTGA
- a CDS encoding 50S ribosomal protein L21e: protein MVKRSKGSRSKTRYKLRKTIRAGRTNPITKKIQTFDESDLVHIIIDPSIHKGQPHPRFHGKTGKVEDKRGKAYIVEINDGNKAKKLIIRPEHLKMQE from the coding sequence ATGGTAAAGAGATCAAAAGGTTCAAGAAGTAAAACACGTTACAAACTTAGAAAGACTATAAGAGCAGGTAGAACAAACCCTATAACCAAAAAAATACAAACCTTCGATGAAAGTGATTTAGTTCACATAATAATCGATCCAAGTATTCACAAAGGTCAACCACATCCACGTTTCCATGGGAAAACTGGTAAAGTTGAAGATAAAAGGGGAAAAGCTTACATAGTAGAAATAAATGATGGTAATAAAGCTAAAAAATTAATAATCAGACCAGAACATCTTAAAATGCAAGAGTGA
- the dph2 gene encoding diphthamide biosynthesis enzyme Dph2 — translation MSIHELDIGDVIEKINELKADIVGLQFPEGLKVHAIKVAKQIELGTGATVIISADPCYGACDVADVDMGDSVDVIVHFGHRPLPIDYDLPVIFVDARSNIDLLGCIGSAMGFLEGYNKIGLVTTTQHLHLLDEVADFLEQNGKKILINEGAGTTKGQVLGCNFSAIKDIDADAFLYVGSGNFHALGIKLFTHKPVVVADPYLGDAREIDEFADRILRIRSARIAKAMEAERFGIIVSSKRGQSRLELAKNLKNMIKEEGKEGFILFLDDVSPNLLLPFTELDAFVMTACPRIAIDDSKMYKKPLLTPQELEILFKRRKWEDYEIDEIKYTR, via the coding sequence ATGTCAATTCACGAACTTGATATAGGTGATGTTATAGAAAAAATAAATGAATTAAAGGCAGATATTGTGGGTTTACAGTTTCCAGAAGGCCTTAAAGTTCATGCAATAAAAGTAGCAAAGCAGATTGAACTAGGAACCGGTGCAACAGTAATAATATCTGCAGACCCCTGTTATGGAGCTTGTGATGTAGCTGACGTGGATATGGGGGATTCAGTTGATGTAATTGTCCATTTTGGACACAGACCACTTCCAATTGATTATGATTTACCTGTTATTTTTGTTGATGCTCGTTCAAATATAGATTTACTTGGTTGCATTGGAAGTGCCATGGGTTTTCTCGAGGGCTATAATAAAATAGGACTTGTCACTACAACCCAACATTTACATCTGCTTGATGAAGTTGCAGATTTTCTAGAACAAAATGGAAAGAAGATTTTAATCAATGAAGGTGCAGGCACAACTAAAGGGCAGGTGTTGGGTTGCAACTTTTCTGCCATAAAGGATATTGATGCCGATGCATTTCTTTACGTTGGAAGTGGAAATTTCCATGCATTGGGTATTAAACTTTTTACACACAAACCAGTGGTTGTTGCTGATCCATATCTTGGAGATGCAAGAGAAATAGATGAATTTGCAGACAGAATCTTGAGGATACGTTCTGCGAGGATAGCAAAGGCAATGGAAGCAGAAAGATTTGGAATAATTGTTTCATCAAAGAGAGGTCAATCAAGATTGGAGCTTGCAAAGAATTTGAAGAATATGATAAAGGAAGAGGGTAAAGAAGGATTCATATTGTTCCTTGATGATGTATCACCCAATTTACTCCTACCATTCACGGAACTGGATGCATTTGTAATGACGGCTTGTCCTAGAATTGCTATTGATGATTCAAAAATGTATAAAAAACCATTATTAACTCCTCAGGAACTTGAAATATTATTTAAAAGGAGAAAGTGGGAAGATTATGAAATAGATGAAATTAAATATACAAGATAA
- a CDS encoding DUF655 domain-containing protein: MEDHAIILDYLPLGYVKEGAPSFKRKPIAQAVGTEEFTLLELIPKERVQLDIHERVYIGPGKRDEIARVNSRLKYDKLTATAKIELDYVIEEIIKEKEEKFVEFFNDAGPISTRLHQLELLPGIGKKHMWDIINARKQAKFSSFEDIKNRVTMLAEPVKLIAKRVHLELEAGEDRKGKMKYILFTRPPKPKKPK, translated from the coding sequence ATGGAAGATCATGCAATTATCCTTGATTATCTTCCTTTAGGTTATGTTAAGGAAGGTGCACCTTCATTTAAAAGAAAACCCATAGCGCAAGCTGTAGGAACAGAAGAATTTACTCTCCTAGAACTCATTCCAAAGGAGAGGGTTCAGCTAGACATACATGAAAGAGTTTATATTGGTCCAGGTAAGAGAGATGAGATAGCTCGTGTAAACAGTAGGTTAAAGTATGATAAACTTACAGCAACTGCTAAAATAGAACTTGATTATGTTATCGAGGAAATCATAAAAGAAAAAGAGGAAAAATTTGTTGAATTTTTCAATGATGCAGGCCCCATTTCAACTAGATTACACCAGCTAGAATTACTACCTGGAATCGGTAAAAAACATATGTGGGACATTATAAATGCCAGAAAACAAGCCAAATTCTCTAGCTTTGAGGATATAAAAAATCGTGTCACTATGCTTGCAGAACCTGTTAAACTCATTGCAAAACGTGTTCATCTAGAACTGGAAGCAGGAGAAGACAGAAAGGGTAAGATGAAGTATATTCTATTTACTAGACCCCCAAAACCAAAAAAACCAAAGTGA
- a CDS encoding signal recognition particle protein Srp54, which translates to MLGNLGKNLTKTMKKLAGMAIIDEEVVKEVIKDIQRALIQSDVNIKLVLKLSKTIEDRSLNEEPPKGVTPKEHVIKIVYEELVNLLGATAQEIEIHKKPYKILFMGLQGSGKTTTIGKLTRYLQKKGFNPAIVSTDTWRPAAYEQLLQLTESMNVPVYGDPENTDALDLAKKGLKEAKKNDVIIIDTAGRHKEEKDLLNEMESISEVVNPDEVIMVIDGTIGQQARDQALAFNKTSKIGSIIITKLDGSAKGGGALSAVAEIGAPIKFIGTGERVEDFEAFDPDRFISRLLGMGDIRTLLERAEEIAETDADMGSVDAMLSGKFTLKDMYSQFEMMNKMGPMQQVMNMIPGAGGKLPKNASQVTEEKLAKYKVLMDSMTEHELEHPEVIKQSRVKRIARGSGMRNEDVKELLKYYNVTKKAMKGFGKRKMGGPLGQMMKQMMR; encoded by the coding sequence ATGTTGGGCAATCTAGGAAAAAATCTGACCAAAACAATGAAAAAACTGGCAGGAATGGCCATAATCGATGAAGAAGTTGTGAAAGAGGTCATAAAAGACATTCAAAGGGCCCTTATCCAATCAGATGTCAACATCAAATTAGTTTTAAAACTTTCTAAGACCATTGAAGATCGTTCTTTAAATGAAGAACCTCCAAAGGGCGTTACCCCTAAGGAACACGTTATAAAGATAGTTTACGAGGAACTGGTTAATCTTCTTGGTGCTACAGCCCAGGAAATTGAGATCCATAAAAAACCCTATAAAATCCTTTTCATGGGTTTACAAGGAAGCGGTAAAACCACTACCATTGGTAAACTTACGCGTTACCTGCAGAAAAAAGGTTTTAATCCTGCAATTGTGAGTACCGATACTTGGAGACCTGCAGCGTACGAACAGCTACTACAGCTGACTGAAAGTATGAACGTGCCTGTTTATGGAGACCCCGAAAATACAGATGCATTAGACCTTGCAAAAAAAGGGTTAAAAGAAGCTAAAAAGAACGATGTCATAATAATTGATACTGCAGGACGTCACAAAGAAGAGAAAGATCTTTTAAATGAAATGGAAAGCATTTCTGAAGTAGTTAATCCAGATGAAGTTATAATGGTCATAGATGGGACCATAGGTCAGCAGGCGAGGGACCAGGCTCTGGCATTCAATAAAACAAGTAAAATTGGTTCAATAATTATAACCAAATTGGATGGTTCTGCTAAAGGTGGAGGAGCTCTTTCAGCTGTAGCTGAAATTGGAGCACCAATTAAGTTTATCGGAACGGGTGAACGCGTTGAAGACTTTGAAGCATTTGATCCCGATAGATTCATCTCAAGATTGCTTGGAATGGGAGACATAAGAACTCTACTTGAGCGTGCAGAAGAAATAGCTGAAACAGATGCTGACATGGGATCTGTAGATGCAATGCTCAGCGGTAAATTCACATTGAAAGACATGTACTCTCAATTCGAGATGATGAATAAAATGGGGCCAATGCAGCAAGTAATGAATATGATTCCTGGTGCTGGAGGTAAACTTCCTAAAAATGCTTCTCAGGTAACCGAGGAAAAACTTGCAAAATACAAGGTGTTAATGGATTCCATGACAGAACATGAACTTGAACACCCTGAGGTCATAAAACAATCAAGGGTAAAAAGAATAGCCAGAGGATCTGGTATGAGAAATGAAGATGTGAAAGAACTTCTAAAATATTATAACGTTACCAAAAAAGCAATGAAAGGATTTGGAAAAAGAAAAATGGGCGGTCCACTTGGGCAGATGATGAAACAGATGATGAGATGA